Genomic window (Chryseobacterium bernardetii):
ATTCGCCCATACCTCTTTTTGACTTAAAAAACTGATATTCTGTATCTGTACTAACAGAATGTTCTGCAAAAATTATAATCTTGTCAAAATCCAGGTCTATATACTGATCGCCTAACAAGGTAGCTAGTGAATTGCGTCTGACTGCTTTAATAATATCTTCTAATTTCATCTCTATTCGCATTTCATAATTAATTTCATTCAACAAGGTTCAATACTTTCCAGCCATCTTTGCCAGAATACCATACCCACAGTCTATTTATAGTAACTGTACCGTCACTGTAAATAACCTTCTCCTCTATTAATTGCTGATCTTCTCTTTGATATTCCATGGTGAAAACCCTGTCTAAACCTTCAAATTTTGGAAACCCATTTAACTCCAACTCTTCAAAAAATGATACTTTCAAGGCTGATGTTATCATTTCATGGGTCTTCTCAGTAATTTCTACAGAATGTCCTATCATAATATTCTCAGCTTCCTTCCTGAAATCTTTACAGGAAATAATTCCATCAAGATCTTTGTGACCATAAAACTCCTCAATACTTAAAATTGCACCTTCAGGCGTAGAACGATCTGGTCTGAAAAAATCATTACCCTCGTCAATTCGAAATCCACATTCTATTTCAAAATTGAGTTTTTCCTCTTCTCCCAGCGAATTCCAATAATGTCTTATAGAGTAGCCTCCAAGCATTCTTTGCCCCTCAATAATCATCCAGTCTATAGCTGTATTTAAAGGGACTTTTTTTGGCTCATTATTTTCTGACAAAACTCCACAGTAATAGCTATCTTCAATCCTAATATTTTCTAACCAAACAAAAATGCCATTCTCATTCTGAAATTTGATCGCAGAATAACCAGAATAACCACTTTTAACTAGCTCGTTGAAATACCAGATTGTGTTTTTTGCTTTATATAATAAATAGAGATATTCTTGATTTACCTCTAACTGAAAACTTTTATTCATGTTTCACAGGTGAATGTCACCGTTGTTTTAGGGTTATATTATTATAGTCGAGCAGACATCTTTTAATTTATAACTTTACACATCGCATTTTGGGTTATACAATGCAGTTCAAACAGATCAATTTATCGAGGATTATTCATCATAAAATAGCTCTTATCCACTGTGCCGATTTCAAAAATCGTTTTGCTGTATCATCCCCCCATTGCGCCCCATAATCAAACTCAAAGTTTTTGCAATTGTCATTTTTCAAAACTGTATTGGCGGTTAGTAAAAGCTTTTTACTATCAATAGTTCCCGAAAGCTCCTGAAATTTCTTTTTCCAACCTGCGGATGGATTAGCACCACGCCCAGTATCAAAGAAATTAATAAGCTGAACTTTAATGTCAAAATCATCCCAATCGTCTTCAGCAATTTCTAAATTAAAAATGCCATTCAAGATTTTATAACAGCCCTGCTGATTTTCCACTTGAAATTTTTTCAAATAATCAATTAATGCGACATCCTTAGGCGAAACCAATTTTAAAATCTTTTTAAAACAGATAATATCATGGTGAAAGGTCTTTTGCTGAATAATGTGCAATATATTTTTCAAAGTTGAAAACTTAACTTCGTTAGTAGCCTGTTTAAAAATACCACGAACATGTTCTATTTTTAGAATGTCTTCTATGAAATTACTGTTGGGCGAAACGAAATAGTTATCTCTAAGATAAACAGTAATATGAAAAAAATCTTCTGGTGAATATACAATCATCTTGTCCTTTACAAATTTGCCTATCAAATTATCTCTGAGTAATGCACCTAATCTTACAACATACAATGACCTCAAAAAAGCATCATTGAATACATTGTTGTAATGCAACAACTTAGGAAGGATGTATTTGTAACATTTCCTTTCGATTTCTGATGAAATGAGTTGGTTGAATTTTGCTTCCAATTCTTTTTCTGTTTTTACCTGCTCCTCCATATCATGAATCGCTTGCTCATGTTTCAATAGCAATAAGTAAAACCAATTTTGAATTTTAATAAAATCACTTTCAGAAATATTTAGCTCTTTAGCTAAAATTTCAGATTTCGCAAATTCATCGTTTTTAAAAGTCAAATATGGATTATTTGTCATGATTTTTTGAATAAATTCTCACCAAATATTACTTTCTTATTCTCTATTTTATACGGATATAGTTGCTGATATCTGTCTTCTGGTGATAGGATAAACTCTGTTACTAATACATCTTTTCCTTGATACTTACCATCCATAGCTATAGCATAAACCCGAACATCTTCATCTTTAAGATCTTCATACGCTCCGGCCAATAAAACATCATACATTTCTTTTGAATCGGTTGATTCTGAGTAAGCGGAAATATAAGTCAGTTTGCCATTTGCTCTAACATAAGTAGCATATGGAGCAAATTCACCATTTTCAAGTAAAAATTTTTCTGCTTGCTCTTTAATAGCGTCAAGCAATATTTCAATATTAGTCATCATTAAATATAATAAATTTAACACTATGCACAACCAGGAACACCGTTACAAGGATCTTTAGGTTTTGGTACAGGCATAAGCTTTGGCGCTGGAGCAGGAGTAACTTTCATATTATCTATTTTTGGTTTTGGAGGTGCAACATATCTTTGTATTTTAATACCAGAATTTTCTAAAGGTTTAGTAATTTCTGCTGACTTATTTAAATGTAATATTGCCTCCTGACCGTTGCCTTTAGAAATTTGTTGTTGACCCCTGAGTTGTTTAGTGAAAGACTGTTTTACTACATGCTTAATTTCAATTGTTCCACCTTCATCTGTCATTGCATCTGGAATGGTACGCCCTATTTTCCCTGTTTTTGGATCTGTAAATTCATAAGTTTGCGTATTTTTATCCTTCCCCATTTCAGCAAGCTCCTTTTTCTCAACATATCGACCAAAATTAAAACGTTCCTGTCGAGCTGAATTTTCTGCTGCTTTAGTTCCTACTTCTCCTGTTTTTGTAAGCGTTTCAATAACAGTTGGTTTAATTGAGGACTCCTCAAATAAAGGCATTAGCCGAAGCCACCAGCAACATCCATTCACCTCTTCTGGAGCTCTACCATCAGGATCAATAAACTTTAGTGGATTATTAAAAGACATGTTGTAGGGACTCCAACTACTAAATTCCTCACTTAGGGGATCGGGACTGATCCAGCGACCATGTGTGTCTCCGATCGGTTGAGCATCTGGATCATCAAGATTCACTTCTAAAAAATCGACAACTTCGCCCTTTTTTACATTAAATCGCACCGATCCAATAGTAACCACGCTATCCTGATCGTGAAATTCCAAGTATTTTCCCTTGCTTAACGTCGCAACCTTGGGATAATAGCCATATTTCTTAAAGGGATTTCCGGCTTCAATGTTCTTTCTTCTTCTTTCAGCTTCCTGAGGGCTCAGACTATCTCTCGTTTTTAGTACCTCAGTCATATAGGGGCGAGATCGCTCTTCCTTGGTCAGTTTAACGGGATTTCCCCATTCCTTTTGTTTTGTGTTCTTTTTCTTTTGATTTACCTGCGCTTGCGAAGAGCAGACAAGGAATAGGAAAACAAAAAATAAAATCTTTCTCATAATTTATTTGTCTTTTGATTTTTTTTATAAAAATTCCTTTGGAATCTTGTAGATCTTTGGGGATTCTTTTTTCGGTGTGATTGGTTTTGGCTTTTTATTGGATTCTTTTTGCTTTTGTGCATTTAGGATCTTAATCCTTTCAGCGATTTCATTACTTTTTTGCTGGTTTTCTGTACTCTTTAATGATCCAAGCCATTTTTCGTACTGATCAAGCGGCATCTGGGTAAAGCCTGATTGATCAATATAATCAAAGCCTATATTTATTTGGCGAAATTGATTTTCCAGTGGTGGATAATTACGGATATTTTGAAGCTGCTCTTTAATTTGAGGATCAATCCCAAACCTACTACAAGCCTGCATAAAGCGTACTTGATCCGTGTTACTCTTCCATAAGATTGCATTTATATTATTTGGATTGAGTATTAATGCTTTATCGAGAACTTTGGAGACAAATTCATCATAACCATATTTGTGGATATATCCGCTGGCAAGATCCACATAAGTCTGTGATAAGATCTCACGCTTAGTTAGATTCTGCATATATAGTTTGTTCTTTAGTGCTTCTGCTTTAATATATCCCGAATTAAGAACAAATGAATTTGCAGAAAACATCCCATTGGTAAGCTCAACACTTAACATTTCGCCATCAGCATCTTTAAACCGGATATAAGAGTGATTGGGTGACATAACCAAGTAAGCTTCCGCACCAATTTGTTCAGCTAAAATAAGGTATAACAAGGGCATCGAATGACATTGTCCTGTATTGGTTTTCATCAACTTGGAAACAAACATTTTGGAGTAATCCTTTGCGCCCATATAATCATCAAAATCATACTTCATTGCTTTGTGCACTACTTTTCCGTTAAGTTTACTGTCCTCCGCGAAGTATTTGAAAATGGATAAGTTTTTAGAAACATTGTCGGAATCTTCAATTCCACTATTTTTTATTTCTTTACGAATGATATTTGTGGCTTTTTGGATTTGACCCTGATAAGTTGACTGAAAATTTTTATCATTGTTATTGTATGCATTTTCCACTATAAAAACTGCATCAGCAATTGAATAACTTTCAGAATCAAGTTTTGAAAGATGTTCAAATGCATTGTAATATGCGCTAGTTCCTTTCTTGTCTGACAATGGAGATAGCTTAAAATTTCTTGAAAATGCTTCCGCACGAATCTCTGCGATCTGACGTTCAACTTCTTTATTTAGATGCGCTTGATCGGACTGGTAATTAACTTTCTTCTGTGGATTTACAAAATTTGGGTAATTATTCGTTCTAGAAGACAAATTGGATGTCTCATTCCGAATCACCGGAACACTATTTAAATTAGCTTGCTGAGGAGTCTCAGGAAGTTTTGGTAATCGTTGTCCATAACAATAACATCCAACTATAAAGTAGTAAAGTAAAATAATTTGTTTCATCGGTTTTATGTGTCCTTATAGGTTGATTTTGGCTTCGCAATATATTTATTTTATAAAAACTAAAACATAGGTATTTTCACGGAAAATTGAATTATTTACTTTGTTTAGTTATTCATTTCTAATTCTTTAAAAACAAAATTAAACTGCGATAACGTCAAAACCTGTCGTAATATAATCGATGTTATTACGAATTTGCACTTATGTATTTTTAGGGGTAAAATACAAAAGGCATGGAACTATGACGCTATGTTAGAGAGGTACTGCGAGAACCCGACAACCATATAGACGACCTAGCCCATGCCCATATAATGGTACACGGGCGTAAGTCTGTCAAATAATGGTTGTAAAGAAGATTCGCAGTTTTCTCTAACCAGTTGACAGCTTACGCTTTATTTTATTTTCGATAAATTTTAGGATGTAAATATATAAATATTTTTTAAACGAAATTTAATTTCACCATCAAAGGATGTAATTACACATATCTAGACAATTATTGAGCAATTCCAATTTTACATAAAATTATTCAAATAATTGTAAGATTCAATGCAAATCTATCACAAAAATTAACTTATTCAATAAAATATAATTAAATTTGTAACGCGAGACCTCCGAAACCTTTTATAATGACTTTCTTCTCTAACCATATAATTGATGTAGAGGATATGTATAAATCCATATATAATACATATCGAGAACGTGTGTTTCATTACATCAAAGGAAAAGTTAAGAATAGAAATGATATTCGTGATATCGCACAAAATGTGTTTTTCCACCTATGGGAATATAAGGAGTCGCTGGGTGGTGTGAATACTGAAAATATAATTTTTAAGACCTGTAATCAGGAAATTTCAAAATTTTTCAAAACACAGCGAAAACATGTATTTGAAAATGATCATGCTATTCCTGAAACACCCGACGATGCTGTCGATCAGCTGGATTCCAAACTCAAAAAAGAACAACAACTGCAAGCGGTGCAGGATAGCATTGAATTGCTTCCGGCTTCAAGTAAGAAAATGTTTACAATGAACAAACTTGATGGTGTCACTCAGCAAAAAATTGCCGCTCAGCTTAATTTGCCAAAAAAAACTGTGCAAAAACAAATTTCTAAAGCACTGATTTTTCTTAAAGATTTTCATAAAAACTCTTAAAATGAGTTAAAGTCAGCTAAAAAGAGTTAAATTAATACTCCCAGAGGGGATCTTTTTTCATTTCGTTCCTAAATGTAATAAAAGACCCTTTTCCTATGAACAATAATGAACCTTACGTAGAACCACTCACCCCCCAGGAGGCAGAAGAGGATTGGCTCGCTATTATCGCTCGGATAAGAGCGCACGAAGCCAAAAAGAAAAAAAGAAAAATCACCCGCTTTGTATCTGCAATTGCAGCATCAATCCTGCTGTTAATCGGTACTATTATAACTTACAGAATGTATGTGTTACCTGACATATACTTCGCTAAGGATAATGATTTGGCAATAACCTTAACGGATAATTCTCATATTACCCTTTCCAAAGGTGCAAAATTAACAGTATACAAAACCTTTCCTTCTGATACAAGGGATGTTTTTCTTGAGGGTAATGCAGTCTTTAAGGTCAGCAAATCAAAAGAGCATCCATTTATTGTACATGCTGGTTCCTATGAAGCTAAAGTTTTAGGAACTGTATTTAAAGTGGTGCAAACAGGGGCTACTTTTAAAGTAGATCTGTATGAGGGCAAAGTTCAGGTGAGCAACTCTTCAAAACCCAAAGAATCTTATATTATACAGCCCAAAGAAACATTTTCAAATATGGGCTCCAATCAAGTTGCTACTGTAGCACCAACAGCCCATGATGATTTCAAAAAGAAAAAGATAAGCGCTACGCTAGCTTTTACCGACTTCTATTTACAGGATGCCTTAAAGATCATAGAAAGGACTTATGGGATTAAAATCATATTTCCCGCAGACCGGGCCTCTTCAAAAATATCTATTTTGAGTAAGGATGCCACGGTAGATGAGCTAATGGAAAATATTTCAATACAATTAAACCTAAATATAAAAAAAGCCAATGTTAATACTTTTGAACTGGAGGAGTAAACTCCGGTCTTTGATTACTGCGGACATGATCCCAGACATTTGCCCTAAGTTAGGTTGGACTTAATAGAGAAGACCGACGGGCGCAACCGTCGGTCCTGTATCCAACTAATAAAACTGAACGGAATTATTAATTTTTAAATACATGCAAAAATATGAAAATTTTATGCAGTGCCGCTGTATTTCTATTATTCGGCTGGCACGGGCTACATGCCCAACAGAATCTCTCCCAAATGAGGGTAAGTTTTGAAATCGGTAAAACTCCTGCAACAAAAGCAGTTGAAAAATTTCTAACCAAAAATAACATACCGTATAACTACTCTAATGATGACCTAAAAAATTATACGGTTCAACCGCTAAAGTGTAAGAACGAACCTGTAATTGATTGTTTAAACAAGCTATTAAGAGATATACCAGTTGAAGCTTTAATAAATAATAATAGTGTAATTATTCGACCAAAAAAGAACAAGATAACATCTGATAATATTGAATTGTCTGAACCCTCTATCGCAAAAGCAGATACCTTACGCGAAGCATCTAAAACTCAAACCATTGAAGAAGTTATCCTAAATGCTGGTTACTATAAAGTGAGAGACAAGGAACGCACTGGTAGTATTTCTAAGGTAACAGCAAAAGAAATAGAAAACCAGCCTGTTACCAATGTGTTATCAACTGTTCAGGGGCGTATGACAGGGGTCAACATTATTCAGAATAGTGGTGTACCTGGCGCCGGATTTGAGATTCAGATCAGAGGACAAAACAGCTTAAGAACAGGAACTTTTACAGAACAAAACGGTAACGTCCCTCTCTATGTTGTGGATGGCGTTCCCTTTAGTGAAATAAGTCCCCAGAAATCTCAGATCTCATCGACAATCATACCCGGAGGGAATATCAACCCATTAAATACAATCAATCCTAATGATATCGAAAGCATCGAAGTACTAAAGGACGCCGATGCCACAGCAATCTATGGTTCAAGAGGAGCGAATGGTGTTATACTGATCACTACAAAAAAAGGTAAATCCGGCAAAGTAAGCCTGAATTTTTCTACCAATTATGGAATAAGCGAAGCTATATCCAATCTTACCCTGCTCAATAAAGATGAATATCTAAACATGCGCCGTACAGCCTATAAAAATGATGGTATTTCTGCCTACCCATCAAATGCCTATGATGTAAATGGTGTGTGGGATCAGCAGAATGGAATTAATTGGCAAAAAATTTTGATAGGTAAAAAGGCTACGACCAATAATACCCAGCTATCAGCAAATGGAGGCAGCAAAACCACAAGCTTTCTGGTGAGTTTAGGTCATAACGAACAGACAACGGTATATGGACAGGATTTTAAATACACTTCTAATAATTTTAGCTCAAATCTATCACATCGCTCAGAAGATAACCGATTTCAGATCAATGTTTCAAATTTGTTCACACAACAAAAAAATAATGTTATTTATAGTGATCTGACAACAAGAGCGTTTACACTATCTCCTATATCACCTCAGCTCTACACCCCTGATGGTAGTCTGAACTGGGCTAACAATACATTTACAAATCCGCTAGCAGCCTATAATGCATCCTACAACAATGACACAAAGCTGTTCCAAACAAATTTAAACTCAGAATACAAGCTTTTTAAAGACTTTAAAGTTAAGGTTAACGCAGGACTAAATTATACGACGGTCGATGAGTTGGCCCTACAGCCAAATACCATCTATAATCCTAACATTGGAAGTGGCCTTTCGAGTGCAAATTCACAGGCACGCCAGAAAAAACAGAACATTTTCTCCTTTATTATAGAACCACAGGTGAACTGGGCAAAAAACTGGGGCAAACATAATCTACAGATTCTTTTCGGAGGAACTTTTCAGAGTATGGTCAGAGATACCGAAGAAGAGCTGGGTTTTGGTTTTGAAAGCAATCAGTTCATAAGTAATATAGCCGCCGCAAAAACTATAATGATGTTGGAAAACTCCAACATTGAGTATAAGTACGCCGCAATCTATGGTAGGCTTAACTACCAATTTAAAAATAAATATATACTGAATTTAACAAGCAGACGCGACGGTAGCAGTCGTTTTGGCCCCAATAATAGATTTGCAAATTTTGGTGCCATAGGAGCAGCCTGGAATTTTTCGAAAGAAAACCTTTTAAAAAATCTGGAATGGTTGAGCACAGGTAAGCTACGTGCTAGTTACGGATCTGCTGGAAGTGACAATATCGGTGATTTTCAGTTTCTTAACAATTATATTGTTTCATCAACATTGATCTACAACAATATTACTGGCCTATCTCCTTCCCGTCTTTACAATCCGGATTACAGCTGGGAAATAACGAAAAAAATGGAGGCCGCAGTTGAACTGGGCTTTTTTAAAAATAGATTAAAACTCAGTACAGCCTTGTATCGCAACCGCTCTTCAAGTCAGTTGGTTGGATATCAGCTTTCCGCAGTGACAGGCTTTTCCAGTGTTATGGCAAATCTGAACGCGACTATAGAAAATAAAGGACTGGAAATAGAAATTACAGGTCGCCCGATCGCAAAGAAAGACCTGCAATGGGAATCAAGTTTTAACATAAGCTTCCCCAGTAACGAGCTGCTATCATTTCCCGGACTGGCAGGCTCATCCTATGCAAATCAATATGTTATTGGCCAGCCCACAAATATTGTAAAATTATATCAGTTCGAGGGAATCGACCCATCAACCGGTCAATATAGATTCAAGGATTTTAATGGTGATGGTAAAATTACGAGCCCGGAGGACCGACAGGTTGTAGCCGATATTGGCATCAAATATTTCGGTGGATGGAGCAACAATTTCCGATACAAAAACTGGGATTTATCCATTCTCTTTCAATTTGTTAAAAAGAAAGGTTGGAATTACAACTCCATCATGTCACTTCCGGGAACAATGAGCAATCAGCCTACACAAGTACTTGACGTTTGGTCACCACAGAACCCTACAGGTTACTACATGCCATACAGTACCTTAAACACGAATATACATAACCTATTCCGTACTAGTACTGCCGCAGTTTCTGATGCTTCCTTCATACGTTTAAAAAACATTCAGCTTGCGTACACGCTACCACTAACAGAGGGTACATTTAAAAATGTAAAAATTTATTTTCAGGGCCAGAACCTCTTGACCTGGACAAAATTTTTTGGCGTAGACCCTGAAGCATTGACATCTGGTTTTTTACCACCACTCCGAACATACTCTTTCGGAATTCAATTTAACCTTTAAAAAAAAGAAAATGAAAAAGATAAATTTTGTCATACTGATGATATTCATTTTAACAGCCGCATCATGCGATAGATTATTAGATGTAAATACACCTGACAACCAGATCGACCAAAGTAAAGTTTTCGAGGATATTCAGACAGCAAATGCTGCTCTTGCTGCACACTATGCCGACCTGATGAAAAGTTCCCCAATTGCGGGCGGTGATCTTGAGACTTATTTGAGCTCATATACAGATGAACTCCAAAATTATACGACAACCGCATCTGATAGCAGAGATCTGTTTTTAAATCTGCACACAGATACAAACAGTATCATGCTGAACGCGTGGGCAACCGCTTACAAGCACATCTACACTGCGAATGCTATTATAGAGGGAATTTCAGGTTCACAAGGGATTTCAGCCAGTGACAAAAACTGGTTCCGCGGGCAGGCTCTACTGACAAGAAGTATTATGTTCTTCTATTTAAACCAACTTTATGGAGATATTCCCTATCCTGAATCAACAGATTACAAAGTCAATAATGTCATTGAAAAAACATCATCAATCACCGTATTGACAAATTTGGAACGTGATCTTCTGGAAGTCTCTTCGCTGCTTCAAAATGAATATAAAGATCCCGAGAGGATTTACCCGAACAGATTTGTTGCGAAACTGCTACTGGCTAAAGTATATATGGCTGGACAGAACTGGGATAAAGCTGAAATTTTATTGAAAGAAATAATACAGAGCCCCTTGTATCAGATTGAATCTGACATTACAAAGGTTTTTACGAAATCTGGAAAAGAAGTACTATGGCAATTAAAACCTAACAACAATGCTTCTTTACAGCAGGCCACAGTATTTTATTTCACCAATTCATTACCAAATATTTACGCAATTTCGGAATCGTTGATCAATACATTTCAAGATAATGATCTCCGTAAACAGAACTGGATAGGACGTGTAGATTTTGGTGGTGTTTCCTACTACAGAGTGGAGAAATATAAAAACCGTAACAACACCAATACCAACGAATATTCGATTGTATTTAGGCTTGAAGAAGCCTATCTCTTACTGGCAGAAACACTTGCTCAGGAGAATAAGGTTGATGAGGCACTGCCCTACGTCAATGCAATAAAACTGCGCGCGCAACTTGCTCCTCTTACAATCCCAATCGCTAAGGAACTACTTCTGCAGGAGATCCTACTTGAAGATAAGAGAGAATTTTTTGTGGAAATGGGACATCGTTTTCTAGATTTAAAAAGAACAGGAAAATTGAACACGCTACAAGCGACAAAACAAAACTGGAAAGATTTCCATCAATTATGGCCAATACCTCAAAAAGAAATTCTTTTAAATGCTAACCTGAAACCTCAAAACCCCGGATATTAATGTTGACTATAATAAAAATATTACTGCTGTTTACAGGTTGTATTTGCGTTTCGGGACAAAGCTATCCGGACACTATAACAGCCTGGAAAACGAAGTTTGCCAAATTGGGAGGAGCACCAAAACTTTCTCCCGCAGGTAAATGGATATCTATCAATAAATTTTCAAGGAACGCCACAGACACTACCTACGTTGCTGAAAGTCTGTCTGGAAAAAACCTCCACAAAATAGCGGGCAGTGCCACCTTTTTAAATGACCAGCTCGTCATAGGAAAAAATAGGGATAACGTTGAAGTTATCAATCTTAAAAATGGAAGTAAATCTTTGCACGAAAATATCAGCAATGTTTATGCATTAACTGCTCTAAATCGATATGCTCTGCTAACAAGGGCAAAGACAATCGAAATATATGATCAGAGCGGTAAATTAGAACAGTTAAACAATATCGAGGGATTTGGTATCAATAAACAAAATAGATTGTATGTGGTACGCAAAGTTGAAAACAGCCATGAAATCTGGGATCTCTCCTCGAAACATATCCGTTGTGCTTATAGTACACCTCATAATATAAGAAAAACCGATATTAGTATTTCTGGTGACAAACTATTTATTACCGAAGGGATTAAAGGTGAGCCAGATGACCAGCTTGTAATTATTGGAACAACTGGAACTGACATTAAAATTCCAATACCCAAACTGGCAGAAATAAGTTTTACAGAAATCCAGAAAGGTAAGGCATTCCTACTGGAGGCAAAGGTTAAATTTGACGAGATCCAGAAGGAGGATGTAGAAATTTGGTATGGTAATGATACGTATCTGGGACAGGATAAACTATATTTTAAAGCCAAATCACAAAAATTCTGGTTTTATAATCCGACTAAATCCATTATTAAAGAGTTAACATCGACCAAAGGATTCGAAGTTAAAGCGCTAAATAATGAAAGATTTTTCTTAACCTATATTCCCCGTAAAGACTTCAATTACCTGACATCTAATCTCAGTCCAGAAGACCTCAATGATGCGCAAATATATGATAGCTTTTCGGATACCTTCATCCCCATCGGCAATTTTAAGGCGGTCAGAAGGTTAAACCGCAGAAAGGTACATAAAACTATTTTTGAACAAATCATATCTTCGCCTGATGGTGCAAGATTTCTTGCGAGCACAGACGGAATTAAATGGACTTTATTTCATGTTTCAGGCAAAATAAAACGTGTAATAGAAAAGGAAGGATTAGAGCTTCCTGTCTTTTCGCAAGACGGTGAAAATATCTTTTTTGAAAGTTCGGATGACTTCTGGATTTATAACCTCAAGAAAGAACAGCTTAGTCCAATGAATATTGCACATGGTCAAATAACTAGGATTAAAAACAACGTTTATAAAAATGATAACCGCGCTCCATCTCTGTCTGTGCAAGAACCACTGTTAGTTGAAGGTTATAGTTTGCTGAACAATACAACCTCCTACTACCTTATCGAAAATAGAAAATCAAAAACAGTTATTCCGTCTACTGATAATCGGATCAACCACATCGTATTTGATCAAAAGTTTAGGAACTTCTATACTGTAGAGGAAAATTTCAATAAACCACCGTTTTTACGGCATTATAGTGGAGCAAAGACAGCAAAGATAATCATGGAATGTTATTCACATGATAAAAGTGCCAAAAGGATCAAACAGGAAATCATTTCTTTTGATGCCATCGGAAAAAAACTAAATGGCATTTTATACTATCCTACTAATTTTGATCCAAAA
Coding sequences:
- a CDS encoding SusC/RagA family TonB-linked outer membrane protein translates to MKILCSAAVFLLFGWHGLHAQQNLSQMRVSFEIGKTPATKAVEKFLTKNNIPYNYSNDDLKNYTVQPLKCKNEPVIDCLNKLLRDIPVEALINNNSVIIRPKKNKITSDNIELSEPSIAKADTLREASKTQTIEEVILNAGYYKVRDKERTGSISKVTAKEIENQPVTNVLSTVQGRMTGVNIIQNSGVPGAGFEIQIRGQNSLRTGTFTEQNGNVPLYVVDGVPFSEISPQKSQISSTIIPGGNINPLNTINPNDIESIEVLKDADATAIYGSRGANGVILITTKKGKSGKVSLNFSTNYGISEAISNLTLLNKDEYLNMRRTAYKNDGISAYPSNAYDVNGVWDQQNGINWQKILIGKKATTNNTQLSANGGSKTTSFLVSLGHNEQTTVYGQDFKYTSNNFSSNLSHRSEDNRFQINVSNLFTQQKNNVIYSDLTTRAFTLSPISPQLYTPDGSLNWANNTFTNPLAAYNASYNNDTKLFQTNLNSEYKLFKDFKVKVNAGLNYTTVDELALQPNTIYNPNIGSGLSSANSQARQKKQNIFSFIIEPQVNWAKNWGKHNLQILFGGTFQSMVRDTEEELGFGFESNQFISNIAAAKTIMMLENSNIEYKYAAIYGRLNYQFKNKYILNLTSRRDGSSRFGPNNRFANFGAIGAAWNFSKENLLKNLEWLSTGKLRASYGSAGSDNIGDFQFLNNYIVSSTLIYNNITGLSPSRLYNPDYSWEITKKMEAAVELGFFKNRLKLSTALYRNRSSSQLVGYQLSAVTGFSSVMANLNATIENKGLEIEITGRPIAKKDLQWESSFNISFPSNELLSFPGLAGSSYANQYVIGQPTNIVKLYQFEGIDPSTGQYRFKDFNGDGKITSPEDRQVVADIGIKYFGGWSNNFRYKNWDLSILFQFVKKKGWNYNSIMSLPGTMSNQPTQVLDVWSPQNPTGYYMPYSTLNTNIHNLFRTSTAAVSDASFIRLKNIQLAYTLPLTEGTFKNVKIYFQGQNLLTWTKFFGVDPEALTSGFLPPLRTYSFGIQFNL
- a CDS encoding alpha/beta hydrolase family protein codes for the protein MLTIIKILLLFTGCICVSGQSYPDTITAWKTKFAKLGGAPKLSPAGKWISINKFSRNATDTTYVAESLSGKNLHKIAGSATFLNDQLVIGKNRDNVEVINLKNGSKSLHENISNVYALTALNRYALLTRAKTIEIYDQSGKLEQLNNIEGFGINKQNRLYVVRKVENSHEIWDLSSKHIRCAYSTPHNIRKTDISISGDKLFITEGIKGEPDDQLVIIGTTGTDIKIPIPKLAEISFTEIQKGKAFLLEAKVKFDEIQKEDVEIWYGNDTYLGQDKLYFKAKSQKFWFYNPTKSIIKELTSTKGFEVKALNNERFFLTYIPRKDFNYLTSNLSPEDLNDAQIYDSFSDTFIPIGNFKAVRRLNRRKVHKTIFEQIISSPDGARFLASTDGIKWTLFHVSGKIKRVIEKEGLELPVFSQDGENIFFESSDDFWIYNLKKEQLSPMNIAHGQITRIKNNVYKNDNRAPSLSVQEPLLVEGYSLLNNTTSYYLIENRKSKTVIPSTDNRINHIVFDQKFRNFYTVEENFNKPPFLRHYSGAKTAKIIMECYSHDKSAKRIKQEIISFDAIGKKLNGILYYPTNFDPKRIYPMVVHIYQRQRQESNEYLSPNNEFPVGFQIRTLIERGYFVFLPDILYNDSGTGLSALECVERGLDRVLKNPNINATKIGLGGHSHGGYETNFIATHSNRFATYVSGAGNSDIIRSYYSYNYNFISPFYWQFENEQYELGKSVAEDKSLYLKNSPILNVEKMNAPILLWAGKKDENIQWDQVMEFFIGLKRYKKDVIALFYPNQSHAFINGTSAEQDLSTRIIQWWDYHLKNEKNIDWINQLKKDAD
- a CDS encoding RagB/SusD family nutrient uptake outer membrane protein, encoding MKKINFVILMIFILTAASCDRLLDVNTPDNQIDQSKVFEDIQTANAALAAHYADLMKSSPIAGGDLETYLSSYTDELQNYTTTASDSRDLFLNLHTDTNSIMLNAWATAYKHIYTANAIIEGISGSQGISASDKNWFRGQALLTRSIMFFYLNQLYGDIPYPESTDYKVNNVIEKTSSITVLTNLERDLLEVSSLLQNEYKDPERIYPNRFVAKLLLAKVYMAGQNWDKAEILLKEIIQSPLYQIESDITKVFTKSGKEVLWQLKPNNNASLQQATVFYFTNSLPNIYAISESLINTFQDNDLRKQNWIGRVDFGGVSYYRVEKYKNRNNTNTNEYSIVFRLEEAYLLLAETLAQENKVDEALPYVNAIKLRAQLAPLTIPIAKELLLQEILLEDKREFFVEMGHRFLDLKRTGKLNTLQATKQNWKDFHQLWPIPQKEILLNANLKPQNPGY